From one Anopheles cruzii chromosome 3, idAnoCruzAS_RS32_06, whole genome shotgun sequence genomic stretch:
- the LOC128271706 gene encoding adenosine 3'-phospho 5'-phosphosulfate transporter 1: MRNYVPDIIICFIVIVTITIVRLVSHILHESLHDGPEVAGIPLEGVKPEPELTLSQLIDRTSHQYSWLLRLSVNLFGYLCILLPGVLIYKYTKRSKYLERSERSHLSSLVKFCFSGSGPDERSLDGGSQASAKGASSKRTTAQECALLAYCLVGLMGSYLTWGVLQEKIMTQEYEGPAKGKSHFKDSQFLVFSNRVLGFMITAIYLVAKRQFRHRAPLYKYSFASFSNIMSAWFQYEALKFVNFPTQVLAKSCKIIPVMIMGKIISRNKYEFYEYLTAVMISVGMIFFLTGSTDESKTTAITTITGVLLLTFYMIFDSFTSNWQGELFKSYSMSSIQMMCGVNLFSTLFTGASLAMQGGFYSSLEFAVDHPKFVIDCVILSISSAIGQLFIFYTIATFGAVVFTIIMTLRQAIAILLSCLIYQHRISFLGVIGVLIVFLAIFLRVYCNQRLKAIKLRHQTAQSSNLAKPRITV; encoded by the exons ATGAGGAACTATGTGCCCGACATAATCATTTG CTTTATTGTAATCGTTACGATAACGATCGTACGATTAGTATCACACATTCTGCATGAATCGCTGCACGATGGTCCAGAGGTGGCGGGGATTCCGTTGGAAGGGGTCAAACCAGAACCGGAACTCACGCTCAGCCagctgatcgatcgaacaTCGCACCAGTACTCGTGGCTGTTGCGACTGTCGGTCAACCTGTTCGGCTATCTGTGCATCCTGCTTCCCGGCGTGTTGATCTACAAGTACACCAAACGCAGCAAATATCTTGAGCGCTCGGAGCGATCGCATCTTTCGTCGTTGGTGAAGTTTTGCTTCTCCGGTTCGGGCCCCGATGAACGGTCCCTCGACGGTGGCAGTCAGGCAAGTGCCAAAGGGGCGTCGAGCAAACGCACGACGGCACAGGAATGTGCGCTTCTCGCGTACTGTCTCGTTGGGCTGATGGGATCCTATCTGACGTGGGGTGTGCTGCAGGAGAAAATTATGACCCAAGAGTACGAGGGGCCGGCGAAGGGCAAATCGCACTTTAAGGACTCTCAATTTCTGGTATTTTCAAACCGCGTGCTCGGGTTTATGATTACCGCCATTTATCTTGTGGCCAAACGGCAGTTCCGTCACCGTGCGCCACTGTACAAGTATTCCTTCGCATCGTTTTCGAATATCATGAGCGCTTGGTTCCAGTATGAGGCGCTAAAGTTTGTCAACTTCCCCACACAAGTGCTGGCCAAGTCTTGCAAAATTATCCCGGTGATGATCATGGGAAAGATTATCTCACGTAATAAGTACGAGTTTTACGAGTATCTTACCGCGGTTATGATCTCCGTGGGTATGATCTTCTTCCTGACCGGTTCGACCGACGAGTCCAAGACCACGGCCATAACGACGATCAccggtgtgctgctgctaacgTTCTACATGATCTTCGACAGCTTCACGTCCAACTGGCAGGGCGAGCTGTTCAAGTCGTATTCGATGTCCTCCATTCAGATGATGTGTGGCGTGAACCTCTTCAGCACGCTGTTTACCGGCGCATCCCTTGCGATGCAGGGTGGCTTTTACAGTTCGCTCGAGTTCGCGGTCGATCATCCGAAGTTTGTCATCGATTGCGTCATCCTGTCGATCTCGTCCGCCATCGGTCAGCTGTTCATCTTCTACACGATCGCCACGTTCGGTGCGGTCGTgttcaccatcatcatgacTCTCCGGCAGGCGATCGCCATCCTGCTCTCGTGTCTGATCTACCAGCATCGAATCTCCTTCCTCGGTGTGATCGGCGTGTTGATCGTGTTTCTGGCGATCTTTCTGCGCGTTTACTGCAACCAGCGCCTGAAAGCGATCAAGCTACGCCACCAAACCGCCCAGAGTAGCAACTTAGCGAAGCCGCGCATCACCGTTTAG